Genomic segment of Microbacterium sp. BH-3-3-3:
GGCCAGCGGCTACCTGCTCAAAGACGCCCCTCCCCACGAACTGCTCGCCGGTGTGCGAGCCGCGGCCGCCGGCCAGAGCGCCGTGGCCCCCGCGATCGCCGGGCGCCTGCTGGCGCGACTGCGCGAACCCCGCGTGACGCTGTCGGTGCGTGAGATCGAGGTGCTCCGACTCGTCGCGCGCGGGGCCTCCAACGCCGACGTGGCCGCGCACCTGCACATCACCGACGCCACGGTGAAGTCCCATCTCGCGCACGTGTTCTCGAAGCTGGGCGTCTCGTCGCGCACCGCCGCGGTCTCGAGGGCGCGAGCCCTCGGCATCGTGCGCTGACCGGGTTCGCCGCGTCGCGGCACGTACGATGGGCGACATGATCCGGGTGCGTGTGGTCGGTGTGGCCCTCGACCCGGCCCAGCAGCACGTCATCCTGTTGAAGCCGGTCGACACCGCCACCGACGGCGACCTGGTGCTGCCGGTGTGGATCGGCGCCCAAGAGGCGATGTCGATCCTCGTCGCGATCGAGGGCACCGGGAGTCCCCGTCCCCTCGCGCACGACCTGACCACGGCCATGCTCGGCGAGCTGTCGGCCTCGGTCGAGCGCGTCGAGGTCACGCACCTCGACGCGGGCACGTTCCACGCCCGCGTGCTGCTCGCGACGCCCGCGGGACCGCGCACCTTCGACGCCCGCCCGTCGGATGCCATCGCGCTCGCCGCCCGTTCCGGCGGGTCGATCTGGGTGGCCGCCGATGTGCTCGCCGAGGCCGGCGTGCCCGACGACGCGGTCGAGATCGAGCCGTCCGCCGAGGACGACCGGGTCGAGG
This window contains:
- a CDS encoding response regulator transcription factor yields the protein MIRVLIADDHPVVRAGVRALLDAESDIDVVGEAATADESVALADTLAPELVLMDLQFGDRAAGADATRRIRALAAPPYVLVLTNYDTDGDILGAVEAGASGYLLKDAPPHELLAGVRAAAAGQSAVAPAIAGRLLARLREPRVTLSVREIEVLRLVARGASNADVAAHLHITDATVKSHLAHVFSKLGVSSRTAAVSRARALGIVR
- a CDS encoding bifunctional nuclease family protein, with protein sequence MIRVRVVGVALDPAQQHVILLKPVDTATDGDLVLPVWIGAQEAMSILVAIEGTGSPRPLAHDLTTAMLGELSASVERVEVTHLDAGTFHARVLLATPAGPRTFDARPSDAIALAARSGGSIWVAADVLAEAGVPDDAVEIEPSAEDDRVEEFRRFLDDVDPDDFQG